In Herbaspirillum seropedicae, a single window of DNA contains:
- the hemF gene encoding oxygen-dependent coproporphyrinogen oxidase: MPGWNAFPSSNRASERPSVTTHSNASTNTAAVKAYLQDLQQRIVAALEAADGKSFLSDSWERPEGGGGTSRLLEEGNLLERGGVGFSHVMGKNLPPSAAANRPHLAGRAWEAMGVSLVLHPRNPYVPTVHMNVRFFTTHAEGEEAVWWFGGGMDLTPYYGVEDDARHFHRTCRDALQPYGDELYPRFKTWCDDYFYLKHRKEPRGVGGIFFDDFNALPFEQAFAMQRSVGDAFLAAYLPIVAARRDTPYGERERDFQAYRRGRYVEFNLVFDRGTLFGLQSGGRTESILMSMPPLVKWRYDWHPEPGSPEAALYSDFLVHKEWL; this comes from the coding sequence ATGCCCGGTTGGAACGCATTTCCGTCCAGTAACCGTGCATCAGAGCGACCGTCCGTGACCACCCATTCCAACGCCTCCACCAACACCGCAGCCGTCAAGGCTTACCTGCAGGACCTGCAACAGCGCATCGTCGCGGCTCTGGAAGCCGCCGATGGCAAATCCTTCCTGTCGGACTCCTGGGAACGCCCCGAAGGCGGCGGCGGCACCTCGCGCCTGCTGGAAGAAGGGAATCTGCTGGAGCGCGGCGGCGTTGGCTTCTCCCATGTGATGGGCAAGAACCTGCCGCCCTCGGCCGCAGCCAACCGCCCGCACCTGGCCGGGCGCGCCTGGGAAGCCATGGGCGTATCGCTGGTGCTGCATCCGCGCAACCCCTACGTGCCGACGGTACACATGAACGTGCGCTTCTTCACCACCCATGCCGAGGGTGAAGAAGCGGTCTGGTGGTTCGGCGGCGGCATGGACCTGACGCCCTACTACGGCGTGGAGGACGACGCCCGCCATTTCCACCGCACCTGCCGCGATGCGCTGCAGCCCTATGGGGATGAGCTCTACCCGCGCTTCAAGACATGGTGCGACGACTATTTCTACCTGAAGCACCGCAAGGAGCCGCGCGGCGTGGGCGGCATCTTCTTCGACGATTTCAACGCCCTGCCCTTCGAGCAGGCCTTTGCCATGCAGCGCAGCGTGGGCGACGCCTTCCTGGCCGCCTACCTGCCCATCGTGGCGGCGCGCCGCGATACGCCGTATGGCGAGCGCGAACGCGACTTCCAGGCCTATCGCCGGGGACGTTACGTGGAATTCAACCTGGTCTTCGACCGGGGCACGCTGTTCGGCCTGCAATCGGGAGGACGCACCGAATCCATCCTGATGTCGATGCCGCCGCTGGTGAAATGGCGCTACGACTGGCATCCCGAGCCCGGCAGCCCCGAGGCCGCGCTGTATTCGGACTTCCTGGTCCACAAGGAATGGCTGTAA
- a CDS encoding nicotinate-nucleotide adenylyltransferase, with protein sequence MAPPAAQRCIAVLGGSFDPVHNGHVRLAEHFVQLLQPDELRIIPAGNPWQKHGLQARPADRVEMVRRAFDRQQVPVVIDEQEIRRASATYTIDTLRALRAELGPQVSIVFLMGADQLQHLDTWQHWQELFDLAHLCAASRPGFELADAHVPPAVREEFKRRNAAPQEIRSTTHGYGYLALGLAVDISSTEIRAQLQRGTRPDSLIPGRVLDYIEQQHLYRN encoded by the coding sequence ATGGCGCCGCCTGCGGCGCAGCGCTGCATTGCCGTGCTGGGCGGGAGTTTCGATCCGGTGCACAATGGCCATGTGCGCCTGGCCGAACATTTCGTGCAATTGCTGCAGCCCGATGAGCTGCGCATCATTCCGGCCGGCAATCCCTGGCAGAAGCATGGTCTGCAGGCCAGGCCGGCGGACCGCGTGGAGATGGTGCGGCGCGCCTTCGACCGCCAGCAGGTGCCAGTGGTCATCGATGAGCAGGAAATCCGTCGCGCCAGCGCGACCTATACCATCGACACCCTGCGCGCCCTGCGGGCCGAGCTGGGACCGCAGGTCTCCATCGTCTTCCTGATGGGTGCGGACCAGCTGCAACACCTGGATACCTGGCAACACTGGCAGGAACTGTTTGACCTGGCGCACCTGTGCGCCGCCTCCCGGCCCGGCTTCGAGCTGGCCGACGCCCACGTGCCGCCGGCCGTGAGGGAAGAATTCAAGCGGCGCAACGCTGCGCCGCAAGAGATCCGCAGCACCACGCACGGATACGGCTACCTGGCCCTCGGGCTGGCGGTCGATATCTCATCGACTGAAATCCGTGCCCAGCTGCAACGCGGCACCCGACCCGATTCGCTGATCCCGGGCAGGGTGCTAGACTATATCGAACAACAACATCTGTACCGAAATTAA
- the rsfS gene encoding ribosome silencing factor encodes MDIKKLQTLVVDALEDVKAQEIRIYDTTHLTSLFDRVAIASGTSNRQTKALAASVRDKVKAKGGNVVSVEGEDTGEWVLVDLGDMIVHIMQPAIRTYYRLEEIWGDKEVKLGAAKRTGTSAAAKRAAADEAPAPKTRRTRAQAEAVEASQALDDDEDAPKKPARKPRTTSATSGARAATGTTRTTRTTGTKTTAAKTTTTRGTAAGKAAAGKAAAPKAATTRKAAAPKTPTGKTVRVAPAKSETAKKPAAKRSSKA; translated from the coding sequence ATGGACATCAAAAAACTGCAAACCCTGGTCGTGGACGCGCTGGAAGACGTCAAGGCGCAAGAAATCCGCATCTATGACACCACCCACCTGACCAGCCTGTTCGACCGCGTGGCAATCGCTTCCGGCACCTCGAACCGCCAGACCAAGGCGCTGGCCGCCTCGGTGCGCGACAAGGTCAAGGCCAAGGGCGGCAACGTCGTCAGCGTCGAAGGCGAAGACACCGGTGAATGGGTGCTGGTGGACCTGGGCGACATGATCGTACACATCATGCAGCCGGCCATCCGTACCTACTACCGCCTGGAAGAAATCTGGGGCGACAAGGAAGTCAAGCTGGGTGCGGCCAAGCGCACCGGCACCTCGGCCGCCGCCAAGCGCGCCGCCGCCGACGAGGCGCCGGCGCCCAAGACCCGCCGCACCCGCGCCCAGGCCGAAGCCGTCGAAGCCAGCCAGGCCCTGGACGACGACGAGGACGCACCGAAGAAGCCGGCGCGCAAGCCCCGCACTACCTCGGCCACCAGCGGCGCCCGCGCCGCCACCGGCACGACCCGTACCACCCGCACCACGGGTACCAAGACCACCGCCGCCAAGACCACCACCACCCGTGGCACGGCCGCCGGCAAGGCTGCCGCCGGCAAGGCTGCCGCCCCCAAGGCCGCCACCACCCGCAAGGCGGCAGCGCCCAAGACCCCGACCGGCAAGACCGTGCGCGTGGCCCCGGCCAAGAGCGAGACTGCCAAGAAGCCGGCCGCCAAGCGTTCCAGCAAGGCTTGA
- the rlmH gene encoding 23S rRNA (pseudouridine(1915)-N(3))-methyltransferase RlmH: MQLVIAAVGHKMPAWIETGFQEYAKRMPPECRIILKEIKPVERSGSRTAETVMAQEREKIEAALPKGARVIALDERGRDWTSVQLSQQLVQWQQDGRDVAFVIGGADGLDPGFKAGADTLIRISSMTLPHGMVRVMLAEQLYRAWSITQNHPYHRA, from the coding sequence ATGCAGCTGGTCATCGCCGCCGTCGGCCACAAGATGCCGGCGTGGATAGAAACCGGCTTCCAGGAGTATGCCAAGCGCATGCCACCGGAATGCCGGATCATCCTCAAGGAAATCAAACCTGTCGAACGCTCCGGCAGCCGCACAGCGGAAACCGTGATGGCGCAGGAGCGCGAGAAGATCGAAGCCGCGCTGCCCAAGGGCGCGCGCGTGATCGCGCTGGACGAGCGCGGGCGCGACTGGACCTCGGTGCAGTTGTCGCAGCAGCTGGTCCAGTGGCAGCAGGATGGCCGCGACGTGGCCTTCGTCATCGGCGGCGCCGATGGCCTCGATCCCGGCTTCAAGGCCGGCGCCGATACGCTCATCCGCATCTCCAGCATGACCCTGCCGCACGGCATGGTGCGGGTGATGCTGGCCGAGCAACTGTACCGGGCGTGGTCGATTACGCAGAACCATCCGTATCACCGCGCCTGA
- a CDS encoding Maf family protein: MKPADQKIYLASKSPRRRELLRQIGIDFELLLSDKEVDESVLPGEAPMDYVARVTRAKLDSAQQTMILRQLPHRPLLSADTTVVVDDLILGKPADHDEAVRMISLLSGRTHQVLTSVAVGVTMGVETQVWQIVQQSDVSFAPLTEQAIAAYCHTVEPYDKAGAYGIQGLASVFISNIVGSHSGIMGLPLFETAQLLQQAGVRIL, from the coding sequence ATGAAACCAGCGGATCAGAAAATCTACCTCGCCTCGAAAAGCCCGCGCCGACGCGAGCTGTTGCGCCAGATCGGCATCGATTTCGAACTGCTGCTCTCGGACAAGGAAGTCGACGAGAGCGTGCTGCCCGGTGAAGCGCCGATGGACTATGTCGCCCGCGTGACCCGCGCCAAGCTCGACAGCGCCCAGCAGACCATGATCCTGCGCCAGTTGCCGCACCGCCCGCTGCTCTCGGCCGATACCACCGTGGTGGTCGATGACCTGATCCTGGGCAAGCCCGCCGATCACGACGAGGCCGTGCGCATGATCTCCCTGCTCTCCGGCCGCACCCACCAGGTCTTGACCAGCGTGGCCGTGGGCGTGACGATGGGCGTGGAAACCCAGGTCTGGCAGATCGTGCAGCAATCCGACGTCAGCTTCGCGCCGCTCACAGAACAGGCCATCGCCGCCTACTGCCATACCGTCGAGCCTTATGACAAGGCCGGCGCCTACGGCATCCAGGGACTGGCGTCGGTGTTCATCAGCAATATCGTAGGCAGCCATTCCGGTATCATGGGGCTGCCGCTATTCGAGACGGCTCAACTACTACAACAAGCGGGCGTTCGAATCCTATGA
- the rng gene encoding ribonuclease G translates to MSEDILINITPQETRVALILQGAVQELHIERTLSRGLAGNIYLGKVVRVLPGMQSAFIDIGLERAAFLHVADIWEARSHDGQNTPAIPIEKLLHDGQSITVQVIKDPIGTKGARLSTQISIAGRMLVYLPQDKHIGISQRIENEAERELLRSKVQALLPPEEKGGFIIRTMAEDASDADLQMDVEYLRKTWATIVKQGKTNPAPTLLHQDLSLAQRVLRDFVGDHTATIQVDSRENFHMLQEFGAIYTPSVLTKLTHYRGERPLFDLYGVEEEIERALGRRVDLKSGGYLIVDQTEAMTTIDVNTGSFVNGRNFDDTIFKTNLEAAHAIARQLRLRNLGGIIILDFIDMESTEHRQAVLAELGKALQRDRTKISVSGFSTLGLVEMTRKRTRESLAHILCETCPACKGRGQVKTPRTVCYEILREVMREAKQFNPREFRILASQVVVDMFLEEESQHLAMLGDFIGKPISLQVQSDYQQEQYDIILM, encoded by the coding sequence ATGAGCGAAGACATCCTCATCAACATCACCCCGCAGGAGACGCGCGTGGCGCTGATCCTGCAAGGCGCGGTCCAGGAACTGCACATCGAGCGCACGCTCTCGCGCGGCCTGGCCGGCAACATCTACCTGGGCAAGGTGGTGCGGGTGCTGCCGGGCATGCAATCGGCCTTCATCGACATCGGCCTGGAACGCGCTGCCTTCCTGCACGTGGCCGACATCTGGGAAGCCCGTTCGCACGATGGCCAGAACACACCGGCCATCCCCATCGAGAAACTGCTGCACGATGGCCAGAGCATCACCGTGCAGGTGATCAAGGACCCCATCGGCACCAAGGGTGCGCGGCTGTCCACGCAGATCTCCATTGCCGGGCGCATGCTGGTCTACCTGCCGCAGGACAAGCACATCGGCATTTCGCAACGCATCGAGAACGAAGCCGAGCGCGAACTCTTGCGCAGCAAGGTGCAGGCCCTGCTCCCGCCGGAAGAAAAAGGCGGCTTCATCATCCGCACCATGGCCGAGGACGCCTCCGACGCCGACCTGCAGATGGACGTGGAATACCTGCGCAAGACCTGGGCCACCATCGTCAAGCAGGGCAAGACCAACCCCGCGCCCACGCTGCTGCACCAGGACCTGTCGCTGGCGCAGCGGGTGCTGCGCGACTTCGTGGGCGACCACACCGCCACCATCCAGGTCGATTCGCGCGAAAACTTCCACATGCTGCAGGAGTTCGGCGCCATCTACACCCCTTCGGTGCTGACCAAGCTGACGCATTACCGGGGCGAGCGTCCCCTGTTCGACCTGTATGGCGTGGAAGAGGAAATCGAGCGCGCCCTGGGGCGGCGGGTCGATCTGAAGTCGGGTGGCTACCTGATCGTCGACCAGACCGAGGCGATGACCACCATCGACGTGAACACCGGCAGTTTCGTCAACGGCCGCAATTTCGACGACACCATCTTCAAGACCAACCTGGAAGCCGCGCATGCGATCGCGCGCCAGCTGCGGCTGCGCAACCTGGGCGGCATCATCATCCTGGACTTCATCGACATGGAGAGCACGGAGCATCGCCAGGCCGTGCTGGCCGAGCTGGGCAAGGCCTTGCAGCGCGACCGCACCAAGATTTCGGTGTCGGGCTTCTCCACGCTGGGGCTGGTGGAGATGACCCGCAAGCGCACCCGCGAATCGCTGGCCCACATCCTCTGCGAGACCTGCCCCGCCTGCAAGGGCCGCGGCCAGGTCAAGACCCCGCGCACGGTGTGCTACGAGATCCTGCGCGAGGTCATGCGCGAGGCCAAGCAGTTCAACCCGCGCGAGTTCCGCATCCTGGCCTCGCAGGTGGTGGTGGACATGTTCCTGGAAGAGGAATCGCAACATCTGGCCATGCTGGGGGATTTCATCGGCAAGCCGATTTCCTTGCAGGTGCAGAGTGATTATCAGCAGGAGCAGTACGACATCATCCTGATGTGA
- a CDS encoding O-antigen ligase family protein, translating into MHYNAHFAAQAGHAPLPSMPFYSSLAVFLLVALSLVVPSGFSLGSLMLMLGAAVLLRKGKPRAILYREDWLIMLALLSYFFVNAGLNLVHQAPGREYDAPLRFLLAIPALLLLRAYPPRPGALWTGAAIGAVGAGLLSLWQWLADGAARPGGSTNPIQYGNIAALLAILAACGLARAIRLQQPLRWKLMHAAGLILGLTASILSGSRGSWLALPVCATLAAWLLLRAGYARLVLQLGAGSLAMLVCLALLPQSPLSARLRLALAETNDYVQRADADSSVGTRLEMWRIGMQLAPQHLLVGWGKQGMIDAKHEMVSQGQASPSVDEHTHLHNEYLDALVKRGIPGLAALLVLYLLPLWLFHRQRRLAAGYEARLAASAGVMMVLSYLAFGLTQAFLTHNNGVMLYAFLCSILWALCQEQAVHPANTA; encoded by the coding sequence ATGCATTACAATGCGCACTTTGCCGCTCAAGCCGGTCACGCGCCATTGCCTTCCATGCCTTTCTACAGCTCTCTCGCCGTTTTCCTCCTCGTGGCACTCTCTCTGGTCGTCCCCAGCGGATTCTCGCTGGGGTCCCTCATGCTGATGCTCGGCGCAGCAGTCCTGCTACGCAAGGGCAAGCCACGCGCGATTCTGTATCGCGAAGACTGGCTCATCATGCTGGCGCTGCTAAGTTATTTCTTCGTCAATGCCGGGCTGAACCTGGTACATCAAGCACCTGGGCGTGAATATGATGCCCCGCTGCGCTTTCTCCTGGCCATCCCGGCGCTGTTGCTGCTAAGGGCCTACCCGCCGCGTCCGGGCGCGTTATGGACAGGCGCGGCCATCGGAGCGGTCGGGGCAGGCTTGCTGAGCCTCTGGCAGTGGCTGGCCGATGGCGCCGCCAGGCCTGGTGGCAGTACCAATCCCATCCAGTACGGCAACATTGCCGCCCTGCTGGCCATCTTGGCAGCATGTGGCCTGGCGCGCGCCATCCGGCTCCAACAACCGTTGCGCTGGAAGCTAATGCATGCGGCGGGCCTGATCCTAGGATTGACAGCGAGTATTCTCAGCGGCAGCCGTGGCAGTTGGCTCGCCTTGCCAGTCTGCGCTACCCTGGCGGCTTGGCTGCTCCTGCGTGCCGGTTATGCTCGCCTGGTGCTGCAGTTGGGCGCCGGTTCGCTGGCGATGCTGGTCTGCCTGGCGTTGCTGCCGCAGTCCCCCTTGTCCGCTCGCCTGCGACTGGCACTGGCGGAGACCAACGACTATGTCCAGCGGGCCGACGCAGACTCATCCGTGGGTACCCGCCTGGAAATGTGGCGTATCGGCATGCAATTGGCGCCCCAACACTTGCTGGTCGGGTGGGGCAAGCAGGGCATGATCGACGCCAAGCACGAGATGGTAAGCCAAGGCCAGGCCTCCCCCTCGGTGGATGAACACACCCACCTGCACAATGAATACCTGGATGCACTGGTCAAGCGCGGGATTCCCGGCTTGGCCGCCCTGCTGGTCCTGTATCTGCTGCCGCTGTGGCTGTTTCACCGACAGCGGCGCCTTGCAGCGGGGTATGAAGCCCGCCTGGCGGCTAGCGCCGGGGTCATGATGGTGCTGTCCTATCTGGCCTTTGGCCTGACGCAGGCGTTCCTGACACACAACAACGGGGTGATGCTGTACGCCTTCCTGTGTTCAATCTTGTGGGCCCTGTGCCAGGAACAGGCCGTCCATCCGGCGAACACGGCATAA
- the msbA gene encoding lipid A export permease/ATP-binding protein MsbA, with the protein MLSNNMKRLAALHWPYKKRLAVAFIAMIVTAATEPVVPYIFQVLLDKGFVGKPAFSLWLVPVAVIGIFFIRGIATFTSSYMMTWVSTRILNELRRQMFARMLDLPLHFYATNTVGKVINSMMFEVQQIIDMVTKVFTSILRSALTVLGLLAWLLYLNWVLTIVTLVLLPLVTLVVRTTGKRLKKLNRDSLAVNAEMTQVIEETTRAQQVIKIFGGQDYEKERFNRRAENLRSYTMRMTAAFSSTVPITQLMTATAVAVVIVMALIQSGNGQITVGGFVSFITAMLMLLTPLKQLAEINGPLQRGMAAAEEVYKLIDKTTERITGEALAGRATGQLDFVEVGFAYPGHEQLALKNINLHVEAGETIAFVGMSGGGKSTLVSLIPGFYSCSSGEIRLDGRDIETISLPSLRQQIAMVNQNTVLFDDTLAANIAYGDANPDPARVEAAVEAAHLTDVVAGLPEGLQTRLGDNGSRLSGGQRQRVAIARAIYKDAPILILDEATSALDTESERAVQAALDRLMQGRTTFVIAHRLSTIERADRIVVLAHGQIAEIGTHQALLEQEGVYANLYRLQFSQQASV; encoded by the coding sequence ATGCTGTCCAACAACATGAAACGCCTCGCCGCGCTGCACTGGCCTTACAAGAAGCGCCTGGCGGTCGCGTTCATTGCCATGATCGTCACTGCGGCCACCGAACCGGTGGTGCCCTATATCTTCCAGGTATTGCTGGACAAGGGCTTCGTGGGCAAGCCGGCGTTTTCGCTGTGGCTGGTGCCGGTGGCGGTGATCGGCATCTTCTTCATCCGCGGCATCGCCACCTTTACCAGCTCTTACATGATGACCTGGGTCTCGACCCGCATCCTCAATGAGCTGCGCCGCCAGATGTTCGCCCGCATGCTGGACCTGCCGCTGCACTTCTATGCCACCAATACAGTGGGCAAGGTCATCAATTCCATGATGTTCGAGGTCCAGCAGATCATCGACATGGTCACCAAGGTGTTCACCTCCATCCTGCGCTCGGCACTGACCGTGCTGGGCCTGCTGGCCTGGCTGCTGTACCTGAACTGGGTGCTGACCATCGTCACCCTGGTGCTGCTGCCGCTGGTGACCCTGGTGGTGCGCACCACTGGCAAGCGCTTGAAGAAACTCAACCGCGATTCGCTGGCGGTCAACGCCGAGATGACCCAGGTCATCGAGGAAACCACGCGCGCGCAGCAGGTCATCAAGATCTTCGGCGGCCAGGACTACGAGAAGGAACGCTTCAACCGCCGCGCTGAAAACCTGCGCAGCTACACCATGCGCATGACGGCGGCCTTCTCTTCCACGGTGCCGATCACCCAGCTGATGACGGCTACTGCCGTGGCCGTAGTGATCGTCATGGCCCTGATCCAGTCGGGCAATGGCCAGATCACGGTGGGCGGCTTCGTCTCCTTCATCACCGCCATGCTCATGCTGCTGACGCCCTTGAAGCAGCTGGCCGAAATCAACGGCCCCCTGCAACGCGGCATGGCCGCCGCCGAAGAAGTCTACAAGCTCATCGACAAGACCACCGAGCGCATCACCGGCGAGGCCCTGGCCGGGCGCGCTACCGGCCAGCTCGATTTCGTCGAGGTCGGCTTCGCCTATCCCGGCCATGAACAACTGGCCCTGAAGAACATCAACCTGCATGTTGAAGCTGGCGAGACCATCGCCTTCGTGGGCATGTCCGGCGGCGGCAAATCCACGCTGGTGAGCCTGATCCCCGGCTTCTACTCCTGCAGCAGCGGCGAGATCCGCCTGGATGGCCGCGACATCGAGACCATCTCGCTGCCAAGCCTGCGCCAGCAGATCGCCATGGTCAACCAGAATACCGTGCTCTTCGATGACACCCTGGCGGCCAACATTGCCTACGGCGATGCCAATCCGGACCCGGCACGGGTCGAGGCCGCCGTGGAGGCCGCCCACCTCACCGACGTGGTGGCCGGGCTGCCCGAAGGCCTGCAAACCCGCCTGGGCGACAATGGCTCGCGCCTCTCGGGCGGCCAGCGCCAGCGCGTGGCCATTGCGCGGGCGATCTACAAGGATGCCCCCATCCTGATCCTGGACGAAGCAACCTCGGCGCTGGATACCGAATCCGAACGCGCCGTGCAGGCCGCGCTGGATCGGCTGATGCAGGGCCGCACCACCTTCGTGATTGCACACCGCCTCTCCACCATCGAACGCGCTGACCGCATCGTGGTGCTGGCCCACGGCCAGATCGCCGAGATCGGCACCCACCAGGCGCTGCTGGAACAGGAAGGCGTCTATGCCAACCTGTACCGCCTGCAGTTCTCCCAACAAGCCTCGGTCTGA
- a CDS encoding glycosyltransferase family 9 protein, giving the protein MSTQATLIPADLLKKSDKILFIAHLALGDFTYLQNFFKAFAAQHPHLKVHLWVDEVRRTADSSQWPHLQKYALYDWTAACPFFAKVYTRTYSPALYRDSIEEARAEHYPIVVSLATLRPHLYAGLAREISPEGWVVGMKKKVSLLQPHHLLAYRKLDAVMPPYRSSQPEHHISDVYAHWFRQLSGLEVTGQARFPFVDIPPQWRQYAQDQLAAWQFAPRTGKLVFINPYAKTRKRCWPLEHVADLIQAMQQREGWQDARVIVNAVPQELAHAREVIGRYGLQGTELFSAEENFFQLPAMLAACDLIISVETAVMHLANAVHVPVIALMRQKNPEWVPVDRAHSTVITAPGRRDWVKAVSVEQVMKAI; this is encoded by the coding sequence ATGAGCACGCAAGCCACCCTGATCCCCGCCGACCTGCTGAAGAAATCGGACAAGATCCTGTTCATCGCCCACCTCGCCCTTGGCGACTTCACCTACCTGCAGAATTTCTTCAAGGCCTTCGCCGCGCAGCATCCTCACCTCAAGGTCCACCTGTGGGTCGATGAAGTACGCCGCACCGCCGACAGCAGCCAGTGGCCGCATCTGCAGAAGTACGCGCTCTACGACTGGACGGCGGCCTGCCCCTTCTTTGCCAAGGTCTATACCCGCACCTACAGCCCGGCGCTGTACCGCGACAGCATCGAAGAAGCGCGCGCCGAGCACTACCCCATCGTGGTTTCGCTGGCCACGCTGCGCCCGCACCTCTACGCCGGCCTGGCCCGCGAGATCAGCCCCGAGGGCTGGGTGGTGGGCATGAAGAAGAAGGTCTCGCTGCTGCAACCGCATCACCTGCTGGCCTACCGCAAGCTCGATGCGGTCATGCCGCCTTACCGCAGCAGTCAGCCTGAGCACCACATCAGCGACGTCTATGCACACTGGTTCCGGCAACTGAGCGGGCTGGAAGTCACCGGCCAGGCGCGCTTCCCCTTCGTGGACATCCCGCCGCAATGGCGCCAGTACGCGCAAGACCAGCTGGCGGCCTGGCAGTTCGCGCCGCGCACCGGCAAGCTGGTCTTCATCAACCCCTATGCCAAGACCAGGAAACGCTGCTGGCCGCTGGAGCATGTGGCCGACCTGATCCAGGCCATGCAGCAGCGCGAGGGTTGGCAGGATGCCCGCGTCATCGTCAACGCCGTGCCCCAGGAACTGGCCCACGCCCGTGAGGTGATCGGCCGCTATGGCCTGCAAGGCACTGAACTGTTCAGCGCCGAAGAAAACTTCTTCCAGCTGCCCGCCATGCTGGCTGCCTGCGACCTGATCATTTCGGTGGAAACGGCGGTGATGCACCTGGCCAATGCGGTCCATGTGCCGGTCATCGCGCTGATGCGCCAGAAGAATCCAGAGTGGGTGCCGGTCGATCGCGCCCACAGCACCGTCATCACCGCGCCGGGCCGCCGCGACTGGGTCAAGGCGGTCTCTGTCGAACAAGTCATGAAAGCCATCTGA
- a CDS encoding glycosyltransferase family 8 protein: protein MNVPTQEEIKAHPGNGKPSFHIAFCVDNNYFRAMGGTIASIVANNPDQHFTFHVLAFEVSEDHQRRLKQLEAMYRVKTELHLLDLNDFTQFSHFLGHSHYSLSIFTRLVIPTVLAEVTDRVLYLDADILCFNRLDALVDMDISQDIAVVVPDAPVTLQRRVAALELAHKEYFNGGVIFINIPKWLAEDITPKTLDALLNSKTDMRFNDQDALNIVLNGRARYVSPKWNYLYDLIHDLNVNKFALKPVGKAIFVHFAGAVKPWAAWSRHEACTLFRRYLDISPWADMALDQEPRNTKELRMHSRFMYRQGRPLESLKWYLRYLGKRAAK, encoded by the coding sequence ATGAACGTCCCCACCCAAGAAGAAATCAAGGCGCACCCCGGCAACGGCAAGCCCTCCTTCCATATCGCGTTCTGCGTCGATAACAATTATTTCCGCGCCATGGGCGGCACCATCGCCTCCATCGTGGCCAACAATCCGGACCAGCACTTCACCTTCCATGTCCTGGCCTTCGAGGTGTCGGAAGACCACCAGCGGCGTCTGAAGCAACTGGAAGCCATGTATCGCGTCAAGACCGAGCTGCACCTGCTGGACCTGAACGATTTCACCCAGTTCTCGCACTTCCTGGGGCATTCCCATTATTCGCTGTCGATCTTCACGCGCCTGGTGATCCCCACGGTGCTGGCCGAGGTCACCGACCGCGTGCTCTACCTGGACGCCGACATCCTGTGCTTCAACCGCCTCGATGCGCTGGTGGACATGGACATCTCACAGGACATCGCGGTGGTGGTGCCGGACGCGCCAGTGACGCTGCAACGCCGTGTGGCTGCGCTGGAGCTGGCGCACAAGGAGTATTTCAACGGTGGCGTCATCTTCATCAACATCCCCAAGTGGCTGGCCGAGGACATCACGCCCAAGACGCTCGACGCCCTGCTCAACAGCAAGACCGACATGCGCTTCAATGACCAGGACGCGCTCAATATCGTCCTCAATGGCCGCGCCCGCTATGTCTCGCCGAAGTGGAACTACCTGTACGACCTGATCCACGACCTGAACGTCAACAAGTTCGCCCTCAAGCCGGTGGGCAAGGCCATCTTCGTGCACTTCGCTGGCGCCGTGAAACCGTGGGCGGCGTGGAGCCGGCATGAGGCCTGCACGCTGTTCCGTCGCTATCTGGACATCTCGCCCTGGGCGGACATGGCGCTGGACCAGGAGCCGCGCAATACCAAGGAATTGCGCATGCATTCGCGCTTCATGTATCGCCAGGGGCGTCCGCTGGAAAGCCTGAAGTGGTATCTGCGCTATCTCGGCAAGCGCGCCGCCAAGTAA